From the Streptomyces sp. SN-593 genome, the window ACTTCGACGGCGCGTAGGCGGCCATGATCGGGCCGACCTCGGCCTCCGGGTCGGCCTGGAGCGCCAGCGAGCCGACGCTGCTGGAGACGTTCACGATGCGCGGCGCCCCCGAGCGCCGCAGCAGCGGCAGCATCGCGTTCGTCACCCGGATCACCCCGATCACGTTGGTCTCCACCACCGCGCGGACCACGTCGAGGTCGAGCGCGGTCGGGTCCTGCACCCAGCCGGGGCCGGTCACGCCGGAGATGCCCGCGTTGTTGACCAGGGCGTCCAGGTGCCCCACCGAGCGGGCGAGCAGTTCCGCCGCCTCGGCCACGCTCCGGTCGGAGGTCACGTCGAGGGGCACCCCGAAGGCGTCCGCCCCCGCGGCCCGCAGTCCCACGACGGCCGCCTCGCGCCGCGCGCCGTCCCGCGCGCCCACACCGACCCGGTACCCGAGGGCACCGAGCCCCGCCGCGATCTCGTACCCGATCCCCTTGTTCGCGCCGGTGACCAGCGCCGTCCTCTTCTCACTCATGCCGCCGATGCTCCCCGCGCACCGGCCCGCGCGGCCAACACCGATGCGTACTCCTGTGATACCCGGGGGGTATCGCCGGAGTACGCTCGGTCCGCATGGATGACCTGGAGACCCGCGAGCTGCGGTACTTCCTCGCCGTCGCCGAGGAACTGCACTTCGGCCGCGCCGCCGAGCGCCTGGGCATGGCACAGCCACCGCTGTCCCGCGCGATCCAGCGGCTCGAACGCCGCCTGGGTGTCACCCTCCTGCGACGCGACCGCCGCGGCGTGGCCCTGACCGGCGCCGGAGAGGTCCTGCTCGACGAGGGCCGCGCGGCGCTCGACGCGGCCACCGCCGCCGCCCGGCGCACCCGCCGCGCCGGCGGCGCCGACCGCCCGGGCGGCTCCCCGCACCGCCTGGTGCTCGCGGTGAAGGCCGCCGCCTCCCACGAGCTGCTGCAGAAGCTGCTGCACGCCTACGCCGCCGAGCCCGGCGCCGTCGAGGTCGAGGTGCTGCCGAGCGGCACCTGCGAGCAGGAGGACATGCTGCGCGACGGCCGCGCCGACGCGGCCCTGATGCACAAACCGTTCAACTCCCTCGCCGGGTTCGACAGCGAGGAACTGCTCACCGAGGGCCAGATCGCCGTCCTCCCCGCCGGGCACCCGCTCGCCGCACGGACGTCCCTGACGCTCGCCGAGGTCGGCGGCATCCCCGACCTGCCGCTCGCCCGGTGGGCGCGCCGCGGCGTCCACCCGCCCGGCCCCGGGCCCGAGATCCACGACCAGACGCAACTGGCCCAGCTCATCGCCCTCGGCCGCACCGTCGCCGTCTTCCCGGACTCGGCCCGCGCGTGGCTGTGGGCCGAGCACGCCGCCGTGCCGCTGAGCGACGCGCCGCCCGTCGTCACGCACATCGCCTGGCCCGCGCACAGCCGCTCGCTCGCCCTGGCCGGCCTGGTCCGCACCGCCACCCGGCTGTGACGGCCCGGTCCCCCCCGCAGCCACCCGGCGGTGTCGGACCCGGCCCCCCGCGGCGTGTGACGGTCCGGCCGCACCGCGACCCGGCCGCCGGGCCGAGGGGTCCGGCCCGTCGTACGCTGCGGGCACCGGCGCGACACGTTCACGCGCGGCGCTCCTGGCGGGGCCGCGCAGGCGAAGGGCGGCTGAGTTCTCCGATGGCATCGACGACCTACACCGTGGCACCGATCAGCACACGCCGACACCTGGACTTCGTGGCGGAGCGGGGGAGCGCCAGCCACCTGCAGATGCCGTCGTGGGGCGGGGTGAAACCGGACTGGCGGGCGGAGAGCCTGGGATGGAGCGACGGCGCCGGGCGGCTGGTGGGGGCGGGTCTGGTGCTGTACCGGCCGCTGCCGGGGGTGCGGCGGTCGCTGGCGTACCTTCCGGAGGGCCCGGTGATCGACTGGCACGCCGACGACCTGGACCGGTGGCTGGAGCCGCTGGTGGCGCACTGCCGGGGCCGGGGCGCGTTCGCGGTGCGGGTCGGCCCGCGGGTGGAGGCGCGGACCTGGGACGCGGCGGCGGTCAAGGCCGCGATCGCCGACCCGGCCGTCACCCGGTTGGGCGAGGCCGAGCCGACGTGGCGGGACCCGCGGGCCGCCGAGGTGGAGGCGCGGCTGCGTGCGGCGCGGTGGCGGCCGGCCCGGACCGGCACGGACGGCTTCGGCGCGGGCCAGCCGCGGTTCGTGTGGCGGCTGCCGCTCGGCGGCCGGGTGCCGGAGGACGTCCTGCGCGGCTTCAGCCAGCAGTGGCGGCGCAACGTGAGGAAGGCCGACAACGCCGGTGTGAAGGTGGTCCGCGGTGACGCCGCCGATCTGCCCGAGTTCCACCGGCTGTACGTGGAGACCGCGCGCCGCGACGGCTTCGTGCCGCGCCCGGCGGAGTACTTCGCGCGGATGTGGTCCGCGCTGACCGCGGAGGACCCGGACCGGATGCGGCTCTACCTCGCCTCGCACGACGGCGACGTGCTCTCGGCGGCCACGATGCTCACGGTCGGCGGGCACGTCTGGTACTCCTACGGCGCCTCCACGGCGCTGCGCCGCGAAGTGCAGCCGAACAACGCGATCCAGTGGCAGATGATGCGGGACGCCTGCGAACTGGGCGCCTCCGTCTACGACTTCCGCGGCATCACGGACACGGTGGACGCGTCCGACCCGCACCTGGGGCTGCTGCGCTTCAAGTCGGGCGCGGGCGGCGAGGCGTGCGAGAACATCGGCGAGTGGGACTTCCCGGTGAACCGGGTGCTGCACCGCGCGCTCGACGCCTACCTGTCACGGCGCTGAGCGTCGGGCGAGGCAGGGGGCGGTCCCCGCCCGACGTCACGCCGTCACGCCGTCACGCCGTCACGGGTGCAGCTCCCGCAGGGGGAGCCGGGCGAAGGCGATCCGGTCGTACGCGGTCGCGGTGCCGGTCTCGTAGAGGAGGCCGACCTCGTCGGGACCGGTCTGCACCAGATCGCTGTACCCGGCGGGGAGTCGGCTCAGGGTGCGGACGTCGGCCCAGGTGCGGCCGCCGTCGGCGCTGGCGCGCACCGCCATGGCGGCGCGGGCGTCGGGGTCGGCCGGGCCCGCGAACAGCAGTGGCCCGCCGACCGGTTGGAGCAGGCTGCCCTGCACGACGGGCCCGGACAGCTCGACCTGGGGCGCGTACGGCTGCTCCAGGTGCTCGCCGCCGTCGGCGCTGCGGGCGTCCACGCGGACGCCCGGCGCGCTGCCGTTCTGGTCGCGGGCGTTGAAGTACACGGTGCCGTCCGCCAGTTGCGCGACGGCCGTCTCGTTGGCGTTGACCACGCCGTCGGGTGTGCCGTCCACGAACCCGATCCGCCAGGTGGTGCCGCCGTCGTCGCTCAGCAGGCAGTGGCCGCCGTAGTACTTCGCCTCGGTGCCGGTGTCCGCGGAGCCGGCCGGGGGCGCCGAGGAGTGGTTCGCGGGTGCGACGAGGCGACCGCGGTGGGGGCCGGTCCCCAGCGCGATCGCGTGGCCCGGACCGGTCGCGTACCAGCGCCAGTCCGGGTGCCCGGCCGCCGCGGTGATCTCCCGCGGCGCGGTGAAGGTCAGCCCGTCGTCCGTGCTGTGCTGCACCCACACCCTGCGGCCGTCCGCCGCCGGCGCCTGGCCGGACATGATCTGCTCCTCCGTCACCCCCGCGCCGTTCGTGCACGTCAGCAGGGTGATACGGCCGGTACGCGGGTCTACCACGGGCGCCGGGTTGCCGTGCGTGTCCGTGCCGTCGCCCGCGACCACGGCCTGGCCGGCCCAGGTGCGGCCGCCGTCCGCGGACCGCCTCGCCACGACCACCGTCCGGGCGCTGTCCGCGCTCCCGCTCCTCGCCTCGGCGAACGCCAACAAGGTGCCGCGCGTCGTGCGGACCACGGCCGGGATGCGGTACACGGCGTAGCCGTCCGCGCCCGAGGTGAACACGGTCGTCTCGGGTGCCGGGCCGGTCGTGCCGCCTTCCGTGGCGGCCGCGGCTCTCGTCGACACCCCGGCCAGGCCCAGCGCCCCCACGGTCAGCGGCAGCACGATGAGCCTGCGACGGCTGAACGACATCTCCGGTCTCCTCTCCGACGTACGTACTGCTGGCGTGATGGCGGTGCGGGTCGCGCGCGACCGGGAGGCCGTGGCCCGGCCGGTACGGGCGCCGACGGGTACGGACCGGCGGGTACGGACCGGCGGTACGAGCCGACCGGTCACGATCCGCCGGACAGGGCCTGGCCGACCGGGTCCAGGCCCGCCTCGGCGAGCCGGTCGGCGACGGCGGCGGCCTCCTCCGCGGTGAGGGGCAGCAGCGGCGCCTGGGTGCGGCCGGAGCGGATGACACCACGGGCAGCGAGCGCGGCCTTGAACGCGCCGAGCGCCGCGGACATCCGTCCGATCCGGGTACGGTCGGCCACCTCGATGATGCCGAACAGCGCGGTGAGCCGCCGCTGCTCGGCCCGTGCGGCGGCGCCGTCCCCGCGCCGGGCCGCCTCGTAGAGCCGGACGTACCCGTGCGGGTCGACGTTGCCGAGCCCGGGCACGATCCCGTCCGCGCCCCGCTCCATGGCGAGGTCGGCCAGCGTCTCGGAGCCGGTCAGGCACCCGACGCCGCTGCCGGAGGTGCCGTCGAGCACGCGCTGGAAGCCCTCCAGGTCGCCCGAGGAGTCCTTGACCGCGGCGATCACCTTGTCCCGGGCGAGGCCCACCAGCAGCGCGGGGGGCAGCTTGACGTGGGTGTTCGCCGGGATGTCGTAGGCGACCAGCGGCACGTCCAGGGCGGCGTGCAGGAGTTCGTAGTGGGCGCGTACCTCGGCATCGGTGACGCCCACGTAGAAGGGCGCGGTGACCACGACCGCGTCGGCGCCGATCGCCTGGGCGCGCCGGGCGTGGTCGAGCACCCGCAGCGTGCCGGTGTCGATCGCGCCGGCCAGCACCGGAACCTGCCCGGCGGCGGTGGCGACGACCGTCCGCAGGGCGACGTCCCTCGCGGCGTCGGTCAGTTGGGCGATCTCCCCGGTGGAGCCGCCGACGAACAGGCCGTGCACGCCGGCGTCGAGCTGGAAGGCTGTGAGGCGTTCCAGCGACGCGGTGTCCACCTCCCCGTCGTCGGTCAACGGGGTGCACAGGGGAGGGACGACTCCGTGGAACATCAGGTCCTCTTCACGGTGTTGGTGCCGGTGGGTGGTGCGGGATCGGACGGCGGTGCGGGGGCGGTGGGCGGTGCCGGGGCGGCGGGCGCGCCGGGCACCATTCCGCTGCCGGGGTCGGGATCGGCATCGATGCGGGCGCCGCTGCCGGGATCGGCGTAGGCGTCGGCTTCCAGGCGGTCGCGCGGGGGCAGCCCGGCGCGTTCCGCCCGCCGGTCCGCGGCGGCCTGCACCCGTACCGGCACGTCGAATCCGACCAGCAGGACGACCAGGGCGGTGAGCGCCACGCCGAGCACCGCGATGGACCTGCCCAGGCTCAGCGGCTCGGCGAGCTTGGCGCCGAGGATCGGGGCGGCGGCGCCGCCGAGCGCGCCGACGTTGTAGCTGAACCCGAGCGCCGCCGCCCGGATGTTCAGCGGGTAGTGGTCGCTGACGTACTTCGGCAGCACCCCCGAGCCGCCCGAGCCGGTGCCGACCAGCATGAACAGCAGCACCCACATCCACACGGTGTGGCCGGAGCCGAGCGCGAAGACCGGCACCACGAAGGCGAGCGAGGCGGTCAGCATCCCGGTGTACGCGATCCGGGTGCCGAACCGGTCGCCGAGGTAGCCGCTGAGCACGCACCCGAGGGCGTAGCCGCACCCGGCGTACAGCAGGGCGTCGGACACCTGGTCGGGGCTGTAGTGCAGCGAGGTCTTCAGGTAGGTCGGCAGCAGTGCCTGGAGCGGCCAGGAGTAGAGGAACGCGCAGAACACGGTGACCATCAGCGCGACCACCACGGGCCACAGCCGCCCGGCGAACTGCACGGTCAGGGCCACGAAACAGGCCGTGATCACGGCGACCAGCGCGAGGGTGACCGCCATGTCCTGCCCGCGCAGCACCACGACGAGCGCGACCGCGGCAGCGAGGCAGACCACGACGTTGAGCGCCCGGCGCGACCCGCCGGAGAACAGGACCGCGGTGGCGCTGACCGGGCGGCGGCCGGAGTCGGCCGCCCGCTGCCACTCGGTCGCCTCCGGCAGCCGGCGGCGCAGGTAGACCGCGAGGACCACCGGCAGGATGCCGATCCAGAACAGCACCCGCCAACTGCTGTGCGGCACGACCCAGGCGTACGCCTTGGCGGCGAGCACGCCGCCGAGCGGGTAGCCCGAGAGGATCATGCCGCTGGCGGTGTTGCGGAGCCGCCGCGGCCAGCTCTCGATGAGGTAGGTGACGCTGGTGCCGTACTCGCCGGCCATTCCGAGGCCGACGACCATGCGGAAGGCGAAGAGCGACCAGTAGTCCCAGGAGAAGCCGCAGAGCACCGAGCCCACGGCGTACAGCGCGATGCTCAGCACCATCGCCGGGCGGCGGCCGAACCGGTCGCCCAGCGCACCGATGGCCAGGCCGCCGAACCAGCGGGAGACGAAGGCGGCGGACACCAGGGTCGCGGCGGTGACCGTGGACAGGTGGAAGTCCCGCGAGATCTCCGTGAGGACCAGCGTGATCAGGACGAAGTCGAAGCCGTCCATCGCGTAGCCGAGCCAGGCCGCCGCGAAGGACTTCCAGTCCTGGCGGGACAGCTCCGCGCGCCAGCGCAGCGGTGGTGCTTGGGGGTGGTGGCTCATACGGCTCGCATCCTCGGGAGCGGGTGGACGGTGCGGTCGGGGCGGTGCGGGGCGGTGGGGCGGGGCGGTCGAACGGGGCGGGCACGGCGGTGCCCTGGCGTACGGCGCCGGACGCCCGGGTCCGTGACGCACCGTACGGGCCGACTCCGCACCCGCTCCAGGTCGGACGTGGGACGTCCGACGTCCTACGGTCAAGGTAACGTAGGCGCCATGCCCGCTTCGCGCAAGCCCCTCGCCCCGGAGGTCTCACCGCAGGCCCGGGGCCGGCGGCCCACCGTGCAGGACCAGATCACCGACCTGATCGTGGAGCTGGACCTCGATCCGGGCGAGGCGCTGCCGCCGGAGCCCGAGCTGATGCGCGTGCTCGGGGTCAGCCGGAACTCGGTGCGCGAGGCGCTCAAGGGCCTCCAGGCGCTGGGCATCGTGGACATCCGCCACGGCTACGGCACGTACGTCGGCACCGCGCAGCTACTGTCCATGGCGCCCGGCCTGCTCTTCCACTCCCGGCTGGCGGTGCGCCGCGAGCACCCGGGGGCCCTGCGCGACATCGTGGAGGTGCGGGCGATGCTGGAGAGCGGACTGATCCGGCGCTCGGCCGCGGAGCTGTCCGCCGCCGACCTCGACCGCCTCCAGGCCGAGCTGGACGCGCTGGCCGCCGACGGCGCGCCGGCCCGCGCCGACCACGACCGGCGGTTCCACGAACTGCTCTACGAGCCGCTGGGCAACACGCTGGCGCTCCAGCTCATCGCCCTGTTCTGGGGGGTGTACCGGCAACTCGAAGGCGAGGTCGGCAAGCCCCGCACCGATCACGAGCAGGTGGTGCGCCAGCACCGCAAGGTCCTGGCGGCGCTCCGCTCCCGCGACCCGGACGCGGCGGCGGCCGCCATCGCCGACCACTTCGCGGACGTCACCGCCCGCACCGAGCGGCTGGCGGCGGACCGGTTGCCACCCGCCTGACGGGTCCGCGCGACGGCCGCGCGACGTCCCGCACGCCCCTGGTGTAACGCCGTGAAACGGCGCCGCACCCTGGTCGGCTCGGCCAGGGCGGGGTTACGCTGCGCGGGTGAAACGGGAGGGTGTAACGCGTGGCTAGCGGGAGCGGAAGCGTGGGCGGCAACGGGAGCGGGAGCAGCACCCGCCCCGCCGGCAAGGCGACGGTCCGGGCGATCGCCGCCGAGGCGGGGGTGTCGATCGCGACGGTCTCGCGGGTGATGAACGGCCACGTGCGGGTCGCACCCGACACCGAGGGCCGGGTGCGGCGCGCGGTGGCGCGGCTGGGCGCGCAGGCACCGGCGCGGCGCGGCAGCGCGACCGGCGCGATCTACGTGCGCTGCCCGTACGTGCTCACCGACTACTTCGGGGTGATCGTCTCGTCGGTCGCCGAGACGCTGGACCTGCACGGGCGGCGCCTGGTGCTGAGCGCGGGGGACGCGGCGCGGGCCACCCAGGTGCTGCCCGGGCTGCCGGACGACCCGGGCATCGCGGGCGCGCTGCTGATCGTGCCGCCGGAGCCGGAACGGGAGTTGGAGGCGCTGCGGGCGAAGGACTTCCCGTTCGTGGTGATCGACCCGCGCACCCCGCTGCCCCGGGACATCGCGTCGGTGTCGGCGGCCAACCTGACCGCGGCCCGCAGCGTCACCGCGCACCTGGTGGAGCTGGGGCACCGCAGGATCGGGGTGATCGGCGGCCCGGGCGACTGGCTGGCGGGCAGGTCCCGCCTGGCCGGCCACACCTCCGCGCTCGCGGACGCCGGTGTGCTGCCCTCCCCCGAACTGGTCCGCTCGATCGAGCCGACCGCCGGGTGGGGCTACGCCGCGGCCTGCGAGCTCCTCGATCTGCCCCAACGCCCCACCGCGCTGGTCGCGTTCAACGACAAGGCGGCGGTGGGCGCGCTGCGGGCGGCGTACGAGCGGGGGTTGCGGGTGCCGGAGGACCTGTCGATCACCGGGTTCGACGACATCGACCTGAGTCGCAGCACCGTGCCGCGGCTGACGACCGTCCGCCAACCGCTCGAGGAGATGGGGCGGATGGCGGTCTCGCTGCTGATGCGGCTGCTGGAGCAGCACACCGTGGAGACCCTGCACGTGGAGCTGGCCACGGAGTTGGTGTTGCGCGGCTCGACGGGCCCGGCGCCGGGGAGCACGGGGTGAGCGGGCAGGACGAGGTCGCGCCGGACCTCGGGAGGAGCCGGGCGGGCCGGGCGGAGGCGCCGCCCGGTGCGCCGGACCGGCCCGCGCTCCAGGTGCTCCGCCCCGGCCACGCCGCCGCGGTGCTCGCCTTCGAACGGGAGAACCGCGCGTACTTCGCGGCGTCGGTACCCGACCGCGGGGACGCGTTCTTCGCCGAGTTCGACGCCCGGTTCGCGCGGCTGCTCGCCTGGCAGGCCGACGGCACGGACCACCCGCACGTCCTGGTGGCCCCGGACGGCGAGGTCGTGGGCCGGGTGAACCTCGTCGAGGTCACCCCGCAGCGCTCGGCGGAGCTCGGCTACCGCATCGCCCGGAAGGCCGCCGGCCGGGGCCTGGCCACCGCCGCGGTGCGCGAGGTCTGCCGGCTCGCCGCGACCGCCTACTCCCTCACCGCGCTCACCGCCCGCGCGACCCACGACAACCCGGCCTCCCGCACCGTCCTGGAACGTAACGCCTTCCGGCCCGTCGGCCAC encodes:
- a CDS encoding dihydrodipicolinate synthase family protein; protein product: MFHGVVPPLCTPLTDDGEVDTASLERLTAFQLDAGVHGLFVGGSTGEIAQLTDAARDVALRTVVATAAGQVPVLAGAIDTGTLRVLDHARRAQAIGADAVVVTAPFYVGVTDAEVRAHYELLHAALDVPLVAYDIPANTHVKLPPALLVGLARDKVIAAVKDSSGDLEGFQRVLDGTSGSGVGCLTGSETLADLAMERGADGIVPGLGNVDPHGYVRLYEAARRGDGAAARAEQRRLTALFGIIEVADRTRIGRMSAALGAFKAALAARGVIRSGRTQAPLLPLTAEEAAAVADRLAEAGLDPVGQALSGGS
- a CDS encoding sialidase family protein translates to MSFSRRRLIVLPLTVGALGLAGVSTRAAAATEGGTTGPAPETTVFTSGADGYAVYRIPAVVRTTRGTLLAFAEARSGSADSARTVVVARRSADGGRTWAGQAVVAGDGTDTHGNPAPVVDPRTGRITLLTCTNGAGVTEEQIMSGQAPAADGRRVWVQHSTDDGLTFTAPREITAAAGHPDWRWYATGPGHAIALGTGPHRGRLVAPANHSSAPPAGSADTGTEAKYYGGHCLLSDDGGTTWRIGFVDGTPDGVVNANETAVAQLADGTVYFNARDQNGSAPGVRVDARSADGGEHLEQPYAPQVELSGPVVQGSLLQPVGGPLLFAGPADPDARAAMAVRASADGGRTWADVRTLSRLPAGYSDLVQTGPDEVGLLYETGTATAYDRIAFARLPLRELHP
- a CDS encoding LysR family transcriptional regulator gives rise to the protein MDDLETRELRYFLAVAEELHFGRAAERLGMAQPPLSRAIQRLERRLGVTLLRRDRRGVALTGAGEVLLDEGRAALDAATAAARRTRRAGGADRPGGSPHRLVLAVKAAASHELLQKLLHAYAAEPGAVEVEVLPSGTCEQEDMLRDGRADAALMHKPFNSLAGFDSEELLTEGQIAVLPAGHPLAARTSLTLAEVGGIPDLPLARWARRGVHPPGPGPEIHDQTQLAQLIALGRTVAVFPDSARAWLWAEHAAVPLSDAPPVVTHIAWPAHSRSLALAGLVRTATRL
- a CDS encoding GNAT family N-acetyltransferase, which translates into the protein MSGQDEVAPDLGRSRAGRAEAPPGAPDRPALQVLRPGHAAAVLAFERENRAYFAASVPDRGDAFFAEFDARFARLLAWQADGTDHPHVLVAPDGEVVGRVNLVEVTPQRSAELGYRIARKAAGRGLATAAVREVCRLAATAYSLTALTARATHDNPASRTVLERNAFRPVGHLTLNGKPATRYHRPLP
- a CDS encoding FadR/GntR family transcriptional regulator, with protein sequence MPASRKPLAPEVSPQARGRRPTVQDQITDLIVELDLDPGEALPPEPELMRVLGVSRNSVREALKGLQALGIVDIRHGYGTYVGTAQLLSMAPGLLFHSRLAVRREHPGALRDIVEVRAMLESGLIRRSAAELSAADLDRLQAELDALAADGAPARADHDRRFHELLYEPLGNTLALQLIALFWGVYRQLEGEVGKPRTDHEQVVRQHRKVLAALRSRDPDAAAAAIADHFADVTARTERLAADRLPPA
- a CDS encoding LacI family DNA-binding transcriptional regulator, translating into MASGSGSVGGNGSGSSTRPAGKATVRAIAAEAGVSIATVSRVMNGHVRVAPDTEGRVRRAVARLGAQAPARRGSATGAIYVRCPYVLTDYFGVIVSSVAETLDLHGRRLVLSAGDAARATQVLPGLPDDPGIAGALLIVPPEPERELEALRAKDFPFVVIDPRTPLPRDIASVSAANLTAARSVTAHLVELGHRRIGVIGGPGDWLAGRSRLAGHTSALADAGVLPSPELVRSIEPTAGWGYAAACELLDLPQRPTALVAFNDKAAVGALRAAYERGLRVPEDLSITGFDDIDLSRSTVPRLTTVRQPLEEMGRMAVSLLMRLLEQHTVETLHVELATELVLRGSTGPAPGSTG
- a CDS encoding lipid II:glycine glycyltransferase FemX yields the protein MASTTYTVAPISTRRHLDFVAERGSASHLQMPSWGGVKPDWRAESLGWSDGAGRLVGAGLVLYRPLPGVRRSLAYLPEGPVIDWHADDLDRWLEPLVAHCRGRGAFAVRVGPRVEARTWDAAAVKAAIADPAVTRLGEAEPTWRDPRAAEVEARLRAARWRPARTGTDGFGAGQPRFVWRLPLGGRVPEDVLRGFSQQWRRNVRKADNAGVKVVRGDAADLPEFHRLYVETARRDGFVPRPAEYFARMWSALTAEDPDRMRLYLASHDGDVLSAATMLTVGGHVWYSYGASTALRREVQPNNAIQWQMMRDACELGASVYDFRGITDTVDASDPHLGLLRFKSGAGGEACENIGEWDFPVNRVLHRALDAYLSRR
- a CDS encoding SDR family oxidoreductase, with the protein product MSEKRTALVTGANKGIGYEIAAGLGALGYRVGVGARDGARREAAVVGLRAAGADAFGVPLDVTSDRSVAEAAELLARSVGHLDALVNNAGISGVTGPGWVQDPTALDLDVVRAVVETNVIGVIRVTNAMLPLLRRSGAPRIVNVSSSVGSLALQADPEAEVGPIMAAYAPSKSYLNAVTLQYARHFAGTGILINATSPGLVATDFTGFQGPRTPSQGAATPIRLATLPDGAPTGTFVDDDGPLPW
- a CDS encoding sialate:H+ symport family MFS transporter, encoding MSHHPQAPPLRWRAELSRQDWKSFAAAWLGYAMDGFDFVLITLVLTEISRDFHLSTVTAATLVSAAFVSRWFGGLAIGALGDRFGRRPAMVLSIALYAVGSVLCGFSWDYWSLFAFRMVVGLGMAGEYGTSVTYLIESWPRRLRNTASGMILSGYPLGGVLAAKAYAWVVPHSSWRVLFWIGILPVVLAVYLRRRLPEATEWQRAADSGRRPVSATAVLFSGGSRRALNVVVCLAAAVALVVVLRGQDMAVTLALVAVITACFVALTVQFAGRLWPVVVALMVTVFCAFLYSWPLQALLPTYLKTSLHYSPDQVSDALLYAGCGYALGCVLSGYLGDRFGTRIAYTGMLTASLAFVVPVFALGSGHTVWMWVLLFMLVGTGSGGSGVLPKYVSDHYPLNIRAAALGFSYNVGALGGAAAPILGAKLAEPLSLGRSIAVLGVALTALVVLLVGFDVPVRVQAAADRRAERAGLPPRDRLEADAYADPGSGARIDADPDPGSGMVPGAPAAPAPPTAPAPPSDPAPPTGTNTVKRT